In bacterium 336/3, the following proteins share a genomic window:
- a CDS encoding RNA methyltransferase has protein sequence MKNKSTKNIVLEKILIEKPVAEGKCIAHYEERVIFVEGNIAPQDIADVEVYKKKSNYWFAKPLKIHEKSPFRTDPFCSHYGICGGCKWQHFAYEKQLEQKQQEVQDALERIAKVSFPEIRPILASQKTTEYRNKLEYTFSNNRWLTVEEIQAGENLEKNALGFHIPGRFDKIIDVETCYLQDDLSNKIRLKVRDFALQKGITFYDLKNQHGTLRNLVIRNTNIDEWMVIVIFAENKPDVIEEMMQMLQGSFSEITSLLYIINTKKNDSYSDQEIITFAGKPYITATMEDLQFRIGAKSFYQTNSDQAYELYKVAREFAELQGNEVVYDLYTGTGTIANFVAHQAKKVVGIEYVPEAIEDAKINSEINNIKHTLFFAGDMKDILVPSFVEEHGKPDVIITDPPRAGMHEDVVNVILEAEPKILVYVSCNPATQARDVALLSSKYEITAVQPVDMFPHTYHVENVLQMKLKGK, from the coding sequence ATGAAGAATAAATCGACAAAAAATATAGTTTTAGAAAAAATTCTAATTGAAAAGCCTGTTGCTGAAGGTAAATGTATTGCTCATTACGAAGAGAGAGTTATTTTTGTAGAAGGCAATATTGCTCCACAAGATATTGCTGATGTAGAGGTTTATAAGAAAAAATCGAATTATTGGTTTGCCAAACCACTCAAAATTCATGAAAAATCACCATTCCGTACAGATCCTTTTTGCTCGCATTATGGTATTTGTGGAGGTTGTAAATGGCAACATTTTGCTTATGAAAAACAATTAGAACAAAAACAACAAGAAGTACAAGATGCTCTGGAGCGTATTGCGAAGGTATCTTTTCCAGAAATACGCCCTATTTTAGCCTCTCAGAAAACCACAGAGTATAGAAATAAATTAGAATATACCTTTTCTAATAATCGTTGGCTGACTGTTGAAGAAATTCAGGCAGGTGAAAATCTTGAAAAAAATGCATTGGGTTTTCATATCCCAGGACGTTTTGATAAAATTATAGATGTAGAAACTTGTTATTTGCAAGATGATTTGTCTAACAAAATACGTTTAAAAGTCAGAGATTTTGCTCTTCAAAAGGGAATTACATTCTACGACCTCAAAAACCAACATGGTACATTACGCAATTTGGTTATCAGAAATACCAATATTGACGAATGGATGGTGATTGTCATTTTTGCAGAAAACAAACCTGATGTGATTGAGGAAATGATGCAAATGCTTCAGGGAAGTTTTTCTGAGATTACTTCTTTACTTTATATCATCAATACCAAGAAAAATGATAGTTACAGCGACCAAGAGATAATAACCTTTGCAGGAAAGCCTTACATAACAGCTACAATGGAAGATTTGCAGTTTAGAATTGGTGCAAAATCGTTTTATCAAACCAACTCCGACCAAGCTTATGAACTTTATAAAGTAGCCAGAGAATTTGCTGAATTACAAGGCAATGAAGTAGTTTACGACCTTTACACAGGTACAGGTACAATTGCTAATTTTGTGGCTCATCAGGCTAAAAAAGTGGTGGGTATTGAGTATGTTCCTGAAGCCATTGAAGATGCGAAAATTAACTCAGAAATTAATAATATCAAACATACATTGTTTTTTGCAGGTGATATGAAGGATATTCTTGTACCTTCATTTGTTGAAGAACATGGAAAGCCTGACGTAATTATCACTGACCCTCCAAGAGCTGGTATGCACGAAGACGTTGTGAATGTTATTTTAGAAGCTGAACCTAAGATTTTGGTGTATGTAAGCTGTAATCCAGCCACACAAGCAAGAGATGTAGCTCTTTTAAGCTCAAAATATGAAATTACAGCCGTTCAGCCCGTGGATATGTTTCCACATACCTACCACGTAGAAAATGTTTTACAAATGAAATTGAAAGGCAAATAA